Below is a window of Halomicrobium mukohataei DSM 12286 DNA.
CGCGTCTCGCCGCCCGGGCGACGATCCCACGACGGCGTGCCGGCAGTGTCACTCCGAGTAGCCTTCCTGCAGGAACGCGCCCTCGGTCTCGTACACGGAGACGAGCTCCTCGATGAACGCCTCGTAGGACTCGTCGTCTTCCTTGTGAGCCTCGATGCGCTCGCTGAGTTCGTCGCTGAGTTCGATCGTGTGGCTCATACCTGGAGCACCGCCACCACACACGTCGGGGCCGACGATCAAATAACCCACAGTCGGTCCAGCCCTACTCGACGGCGTCCAGCCGGCGGAGCATGACGGAGCGCGACTGGTAGTCTTCGATGAACGACCCCTTGCCGCCGACGCTGACGATCCCGTCGCCGGTGTCGATGAAGAAGCTGTTTTCGAGCGTGAAGTCGTTGGTCGTCGGTTCGATGAACGCCTGCCTGATCTCCGTGACCGGCCCGGACACCGTCGTCCCAGACTCCGTCTCGACCTCGGCGTACAGATCGACGCCGGCCTGCTCGTGTACGGTCGCGTGCAGCGTCGCCTGCCGGAACCAGTCGTAGGTCCTGGGCAGCGGATCCGGATCGGTGACGTACAGCTCCGTCGCGGCGGGCCAGTAGGCGCTGAAGTACATCCCGAGAATCGACCCGGACAGCTGGGGTTCCGAGACCGTCACGGCGACGTCGTCCGTGTGTGTGCCCGAGACGATCGTGGAGTCGCCGATCATCGCCGACGCGTCGTCGACCGTGTAGACCAGCGGGAGGCTCTCCCCCCAGTACCGGACCACGTCTGCGATCCCGGCGAACTCGCTGCCGTCGCCGTCGACCTCGTCCATCCCACCGATCAGGAGGAAGACGACCACGTCGCTGTCGACGGCGGTGCGCAGCTCCGATTCGATCTCCGGGAAGACGTGTTCCGGAACCGCCAACAACAGCTCCTGTCTCGCCGCCGAGATCGCGCTCTTGATGCGTTTGAGCGCCGTCTCGCGGGACTTGATCATCTGGATCTCCGGGGTCTCCGGCGTCGTCTCGTTGAAGCGCGCTTCGAGCGCCGGCCTGATCGAGTCGAGACGGTCAGAGAGGTTCTCGATCGCCTCTGCGGGCGGAAGCGCCCGAATCGTCGTCGGAGAGGCGTGGTCGTTGACCCGCACGAGCCCCCTGCCTTCGAGTCGCTCGGCGATGTTGTACACCGCCCGCTGGGTCACGTCCGTCGTCTCGGAGACCGTACTCGTCGAGGCCTCCCCACACGCGAGCAACGCGAGGTACGTGTCGATTTCCGTATCGGAGAGTCCGAAGACGCGCAGCTCCTCTCGGAGCTGTTCGTCGTCGTGTTCGTCTGAGGTCCCCATTACCAGTGCGGTAGAACGGCTACGGCCATGTACGTGTTCATCTCGAAACCACCGCGGGTTCCGGTGAGTCCGCCGGCTCCGGGTCTGGACGGCGGCCGCGAACCCCTCGGGGCTCTCGGGAAGCAGGGACGACCGGCAGCGTTAGTCCATCGCGACGGTGACGTAGCCGCCGAAGTCGAGGATGACTCGCTGCGTTCGGTCACCGAAGACGGCCTTGCCGGTCGGCGAGCGACGCTGCCCCGGCAGGAAGATGTGATCGCAGTCGGTCTCGTCTGCGAGCGTGATGATCCGGTCTGCCTGGTTCTCGTCGGCGACCTCGACGCGAACGTCGTAGGAGATGTGCTCGCCCAGAACGTCCGCAGCGAGGTCCGAAACGTCGCTCGCGAGCCCGTCGAGGATCGTGCCCTCGTCGTAGGTGGTGTGTTCGACCTGCCCGATGGCGTCGAGCGTCTCGGCGACTTCCTCGTACTCGTCGGTCGTCACGAGCGAGAGGACGACGAGGTCGCTGTCCGAGCCGGCGGCGAACGAACGCGCGCGATCGAGCAGTTGGCGATCACGATCGATGTCTTCGACGACGACGAGCGCATCTGACATTGTACTGGCTGTCACGTCAGCGTAGAACATTAAAACAGTGTCGCAGTGAGAGCGAGGCGGCGTCGCCCAGAACCGCCACGACGCCGCCCAGAACCGCCGATCGTTTACTATGACGAATTACTGCTGGCCGACACCACGCCGTGACGAGCGATCGCCACTGCGTGGCCAGCTGCGCGAGAGGAGCCGGCAGTAAGTATCAGCCGAGCAGTTCCTCGAAGGGGTCCCAGTCGGCG
It encodes the following:
- a CDS encoding universal stress protein, whose translation is MSDALVVVEDIDRDRQLLDRARSFAAGSDSDLVVLSLVTTDEYEEVAETLDAIGQVEHTTYDEGTILDGLASDVSDLAADVLGEHISYDVRVEVADENQADRIITLADETDCDHIFLPGQRRSPTGKAVFGDRTQRVILDFGGYVTVAMD
- a CDS encoding DUF7557 family protein, producing MSHTIELSDELSERIEAHKEDDESYEAFIEELVSVYETEGAFLQEGYSE
- a CDS encoding TrmB family transcriptional regulator; the encoded protein is MGTSDEHDDEQLREELRVFGLSDTEIDTYLALLACGEASTSTVSETTDVTQRAVYNIAERLEGRGLVRVNDHASPTTIRALPPAEAIENLSDRLDSIRPALEARFNETTPETPEIQMIKSRETALKRIKSAISAARQELLLAVPEHVFPEIESELRTAVDSDVVVFLLIGGMDEVDGDGSEFAGIADVVRYWGESLPLVYTVDDASAMIGDSTIVSGTHTDDVAVTVSEPQLSGSILGMYFSAYWPAATELYVTDPDPLPRTYDWFRQATLHATVHEQAGVDLYAEVETESGTTVSGPVTEIRQAFIEPTTNDFTLENSFFIDTGDGIVSVGGKGSFIEDYQSRSVMLRRLDAVE